In Palaemon carinicauda isolate YSFRI2023 chromosome 32, ASM3689809v2, whole genome shotgun sequence, the genomic stretch AGCAATAGCAAGACTGAATTAGCACATCCTCAGGACAACAAGAAAATTAATCCTCTCACTTTCtgctaaaaatttaaaatataatgagACTGCAACATACAACCATAAAATGTTCAtgattactgaaaaaaaataatgcttatTAAATATTTCCCCTTTAGTGATTTGAAATTGGTTAAAATTAACATTTATGTTAGATGTtcagtatgtataaataaataatttcataccTTCAATATTACTAATTAATTCAATTACCAGtgtttataaaataaaacataaaatgagCAAGTTTTCTTAGTAACCTAAGACATCTTATTTTTGAACCTCGGTTGACATTGCATTCATGGTTCCTCAAAATTGAATTCTGCATGGAGACCAGGGCTAACTatgatataaaaaaactttaatcacTATTATACAGTTTTATTGCAGTATCATAAAAGCTCTTACCAGCTACTTCGCATTATGATACTATCGACCTTCCAGCTGTTTATCCCTCGTGAGAACATTTTCATCAAACTTGATCATGAAGGTTGTTCCTTTATGCCAAAGTGCTGTAACCTTGGCTGGCTGTAAAAGAATAATGTGCATTGTATTATTCTATGGTTTTTATTGTAACTTTGTCCTTACTGTATACACTAATATCAATGTGTAATGTTTTTTATAAAACTAGGTTAAGATAAAGTGGATATCAACTTACAAAGCCTGTGGAATTCAACACAGCTTCTATTATGCCTGCGATAAAGGCTGCGCAATTTATGGAACTCTTGTCTCGAGGCACTGAAATGAAACGGTTCACAAGTGGCTCCTTTTCGATGAGGTAATATATTCTTTCATCGTCTGTTGCCCGATCTAATTTATCTGCTTCTTTTCCAAATAGCGACTGGAAAGAAAGACATTTTTataaacatactgtactgtactggtaTGATATTAATCATAGATGATGATTTTGAAGGAATTATTTAACTAAATCCAACAATTGTAATATACTTGAACATAAATCTCAGATAATCTTATTACCAACAAGACATTTTTTTGTCTACTTTATGATTTAGAATAAAACACTGCCCTTATACTTCCCATAATCATAATCTTCAATATCCTTCACCTCAGTCCATACGATTTCTAAGAACATAAAATACTGTAggtttgttcctatatgaatacagacCCTAATCATTCATACGTGTTACACTCTATTGCTGTTTAGCTATGGCCATAATTAAGGAAGTCTGTGGGTCTGGCAACATTGCATAGTTGGCCCAATCCCCACACGCAATGGGTATGCCTGCAG encodes the following:
- the Trs31 gene encoding trafficking protein particle complex subunit 5 — translated: MSSGKQRPSILDKSLSRGKSEVSLTAYALLFSEMVQYSQNRVKTVNELHNKLSELGQSVGVRMVELLFVRERNYKREIKLLNILLFVKGTLWKSLFGKEADKLDRATDDERIYYLIEKEPLVNRFISVPRDKSSINCAAFIAGIIEAVLNSTGFPAKVTALWHKGTTFMIKFDENVLTRDKQLEGR